Proteins co-encoded in one Aspergillus fumigatus Af293 chromosome 6, whole genome shotgun sequence genomic window:
- a CDS encoding TRAPPII-specific subunit TRS120, producing MFSPLAFPTGMIIYDLTFSVPPISHLELFPFEIFREPLVVIAIADGAELPEENEESEADSATRSGDRMQPGLDELLDGLRLLKEKNTRALVHQLLIFDREGVSKLSSGPDGIIWIPRPEASKATTIKTALCDITSILLSELDEFAKTIQSVPFIESPKASSWGPHRGPDLRTRPADKLIHRMTLPTHLPSHPNDAPETSLASNKSSPGPSEHETPTTFDEITRSIQLANRASTFGKPNSLPTSKEHSRDRMSVSGMSATDRTKNRIKGRTGVVIGTLFLQTGRWPDALKELVEAATNARASSDYVWHAKALESILLCLLMFAWAGMDFQVPPVCYPVADKSSKAIQSSALEVGQSTPGNRIISLQNLANLLPDLANNILHLYDRASNITDEPVPQLVFSETVIRLSRLLVAARIRDGALDDNALKHIVMNEPLLPLHRPERPRGLIILRQSEIANFLFRALPLSPSSGLPATDTIPIIIGVVSVLNALDLPRKKAFILREFLSIIVPTLVQARKIGAAEVGIHPAAGLASLSDTAFDINALDVGSGNMESSMRALLGLIGEIYGVQPSPFYEWEKKRSSTASGTDPIPEYDSIAAIIERSFRHVALDRYGDLNLKIDALKACINCCEALPDFTGVLQFTVELLQTIRGDLMLAENYYQPPFLPQDEQVRLLNNIKRTVSAAHKLGASDLEAEYWDDFLVRDVRLLALPDSKRPVRRSKSHLEVVSGNGDKPSKDPFLYNPFSKTSSKISESLMIAGEHAAFTVTLQNPYEFEIEIERIRLHGEGVPLDAVTEWITLPPLCLQEVTVIGTAPTEGTVNITGCIVKVRYCRERKFPIFKDLWKPEIEMKFKRTGLAAKRPLTDRPLSWSSTTSKDGKQQPKKGPQTTSCEIKVIGQQPDLVIESMSLSQSAVMVLEGETQSFDITLRNASSCPLDFITFTFHDSTTRQIQSALTNKDLLPVEVYELELQLSMKPGLRWRRQGSSPDNLVIDAGQSATFSLDIVGKPGLQETTVQIDYSYIGLSNGQLPEEFYTRQLFVPLTVTVNASIEVARCDILPFSSDFAWRNSQESELDSVGNSSTDGDPFAPVLSQLGRGAYGHDHCILLLDLRNAWPNPLSVTLQVSEQPIEESSAEEFTPKVGQYTLTGELQPGQISRFVLVLPCVYVDNPHAPIPVLNTGIKRQFVVSANKLTFEAEAASREAFWFREELLKRLSGVWKESTTTSGHKGVIELRGIRMNARMVDAFRLDAMDISFSLSPSFPKQKASSAESIDEVMQIGRSKYKVQTDEMLDLTVTVRNRSSKPIHPLLRLQPSLRHQPSNVALDLSKRLAWTGMLQQVLPILPSGESTSVTIGVTIFCHGEYEVGASVEEVRTLRSTVGLEKDHKPAYDAPVLHDDEAIRDSFGLDATRRRRIWHARETCIMHATD from the exons ATGTTTTCACCGCTTGCATTTCCAACTGGGATGATAATATATGACCTTACATTTTCCGTCCCTCCCATATCACATTTAGAGTTGTTCCCATTCGAAATCTTCCGAGAACCTTTGGTTGTCATAGCTATAGCGGATGGAGCCGAGTTACCTGAAGAAAATGAGGAGAGTGAGGCAGATTCAGCCACAAGGTCCGGCGATCGAATGCAACCCGGGCTAGACGAACTGTTGGACGGACTGCGCTTGCTTAAGGAGAAAAACACTCGGGCGCTAGTTCACCAGCTCTTGATCTTTGATCGTGAGGGCGTGAGCAAGCTTTCGAGTGGTCCCGACGGTATCATATGGATTCCCCGACCTGAAGCGTCCAAGGCGACGACGATAAAAACTGCGTTGTGCGACATCACGTCGATACTGCTTTCTGAACTTGACGAGTTCGCGAAGACGATTCAAAGCGTTCCATTTATTGAATCTCCCAAGGCCTCATCTTGGGGGCCACATCGTGGCCCAGACTTGCGCACAAGGCCTGCCGACAAGCTGATTCACCGGATGACACTGCCTACGCATCTCCCATCCCACCCTAATGATGCACCAGAGACTTCTTTGGCTTCCAACAAGAGCTCGCCTGGTCCGAGTGAGCATGAAACACCTACGACCTTTGACGAAATTACACGGTCTATCCAGCTGGCTAACCGCGCAAGTACCTTTGGCAAGCCCAACTCTCTACCGACCTCGAAAGAGCATAGTCGTGATCGAATGTCAGTGAGCGGAATGAGTGCTACTGATCGCACGAAAAACCGGATCAAAGGCCGTACGGGAGTAGTGATTGGGACCCTCTTTCTTCAGACGGGAAGATGGCCAGACGCTCTTAAAGAATTGGTAGAAGCAGCGACAAATGCCAGGGCTAGCAGTGATTATGTGTGGCATGCCAAAGCTCTCGAGTCAAtccttctttgtcttctcatGTTCGCATGGGCAGGCATGGATTTCCAG GTACCCCCGGTCTGCTACCCGGTCGCCGACAAATCCTCTAAAGCAATCCAAAGCAGTGCTCTTGAAGTGGGACAGTCTACGCCAGGGAACCGCATCATCTCCCTTCAAAATCTCGCTAACCTTTTACCCGACCTTGCGAACAATATCCTTCATCTCTACGATCGTGCTTCTAATATTACAGATGAGCCGGTGCCTCAGCTTGTCTTTTCGGAGACAGTAATCCGGCTCTCAAGATTGCTGGTAGCCGCGCGAATCCGGGATGGCGCTCTGGACGATAATGCTTTGAAGCACATCGTAATGAACGAGCCTTTGCTGCCACTGCATCGGCCCGAACGTCCTCGTGGCTTGATCATCCTCCGCCAGTCAGAGATTGCGAATTTCCTGTTCCGTGCTTTGCCACTCTCCCCTAGCTCAGGTCTGCCTGCAACAGATACAATACCGATTATCATTGGAGTCGTGTCTGTACTGAATGCGCTTGATCTACCGCGGAAGAAAGCGTTCATTTTGCGGGAATTTCTTTCGATAATAGTCCCAACTCTCGTCCAGGCTCGCAAAATCGGTGCTGCCGAAGTCGGGATTCACCCCGCCGCCGGGTTGGCGTCGCTCAGTGATACGGCATTTGATATTAACGCGCTTGATGTTGGATCAGGGAATATGGAAAGCAGCATGCGTGCCCTTTTGGGTCTCATAGGGGAAATATATGGTGTACAACCATCTCCATTCTATGAGTGGGAGAAGAAACGCTCCTCGACTGCAAGTGGGACGGATCCAATCCCTGAGTATGATTCTATCGCGGCCATTATTGAGCGGTCATTTCGCCATGTGGCCCTTGACAGATATGGCGACCTGAATTTGAAAATAGACGCTCTCAAAGCGTGCATCAACTGCTGCGAGGCGCTTCCTGATTTCACTGGTGTTCTCCAGTTCACAGTTGAACTGCTCCAAACCATTCGGGGAGACCTGATGCTTGCTGAAAATTATTATCAGCCTCCGTTCCTGCCGCAAGACGAGCAAGTTCGCCTATTGAACAATATTAAACGAACAGTGAGCGCTGCCCATAAGCTTGGCGCTTCAGACCTAGAAGCAGAATACTGGGATGACTTCCTCGTGCGTGACGTACGGCTCCTTGCCCTACCTGACTCTAAGCGACCTGTTCGACGTTCCAAGTCACACCTTGAAGTGGTCTCAGGCAACGGCGACAAGCCCTCAAAAGACCCGTTCTTGTACAACCCATTTTCTAAGACAAGCAGTAAAATCTCGGAGTCGCTCATGATCGCCGGTGAGCATGCAGCATTCACAGTTACTCTTCAAAATCCTTATGAGTTCGAAATTGAGATCGAGCGGATTCGTCTGCATGGTGAAGGTGTGCCATTAGATGCTGTTACAGAGTGGATAACACTTCCACCGCTTTGCCTACAAGAAGTGACGGTTATCGGAACTGCGCCTACAGAAGGGACAGTTAATATCACCGGTTGTATTGTTAAAGTGCGATATTGCAGGGAACGCAAATTCCCGATTTTCAAGGATCTCTGGAAACCAGAGATTGAAATGAAGTTCAAGCGAACAGGTCTCGCGGCCAAAAGACCTTTGACAGATCGACCCCTGTCGTGGAGCTCAACTACTTCGAAAGATGGGAAACAACAGCCGAAGAAAGGCCCCCAGACGACGTCCTGTGAAATCAAAGTCATTGGCCAACAGCCGGACCTCGTGATTGAGTCGATGTCATTGTCGCAATCCGCGGTGATGGTGCTGGAAGGAGAAACCCAGTCCTTCGACATCACACTGCGTAACGCGTCGAGTTGCCCGCTTGACTTCATAACTTTTACGTTCCATGATTCCACTACAAGACAGATCCAGTCCGCGTTGACAAACAAAGACCTGCTGCCGGTAGAAGTGTACGAGTTGGAGCTTCAATTATCTATGAAACCAGGCCTGCGATGGCGCCGACAGGGTTCCTCACCAGACAACCTTGTCATTGATGCGGGACAAAGTGCGACGTTTTCTCTCGATATCGTTGGCAAGCCGGGCTTGCAAGAGACGACTGTGCAAATTGATTATTCCTATATTGGGCTCTCCAACGGCCAATTACCGGAGGAGTTCTACACGCGGCAGTTGTTCGTACCGCTTACCGTGACGGTGAATGCTAGCATTGAAGTGGCTCGTTGCGACATTTTACCTTTTAGCAGTGACTTTGCATGGCGGAACAGCCAGGAATCGGAGCTGGATTCTGTCGGGAACAGCTCCACGGACGGCGACCCATTTGCCCCAGTGCTATCTCAACTGGGACGAGGCGCATACGGGCACGACCACTGCATCTTGCTACTTGATTTACGAAACGCCTGGCCGAATCCTTTGTCAGTCACTTTACAAGTGAGCGAGCAACCAATAGAAGAGAGTTCTGCGGAGGAATTCACTCCCAAGGTTGGACAGTACACCCTCACGGGAGAGCTTCAGCCGGGCCAGATCTCGCgctttgttcttgtcctCCCTTGTGTCTATGTAGACAATCCACATGCTCCGATACCGGTTCTGAATACTGGAATCAAGAGGCAGTTTGTCGTGAGTGCAAACAAGCTCACTTTTGAGGCAGAAGCCGCGTCACGGGAGGCTTTCTGGTTCCGGGAGGAATTGCTCAAAAGACTCTCAGGCGTCTGGAAAGAGAGCACAACGACTTCTGGCCACAAGGGAGTAATTGAGCTAAGAGGCATACGAATGAACGCGCGGATGGTGGACGCCTTTCGACTCGACGCCATGGATATCAGCTTTTCCCTTAGCCCCTCCTTTCCGAAACAGAAGGCATCCTCCGCTGAAAGCATTGATGAAGTGATGCAGATAGGGCGGTCAAAATATAAGGTGCAGACCGACGAGATGCTTGATCTCACTGTTACCGTTCGGAACCGCTCCTCGAAGCCAATCCACCCACTTCTCCGGCTCCAACCCAGTCTTCGCCACCAACCCAGTAATGTTGCTCTTGATCTTTCGAAGAGGCTGGCATGGACTGGCATGTTGCAGCAAGTGCTGCCTATCTTGCCCAGTGGAGAGAGCACTAGTGTTACCATCGGAGTTACCATCTTCTGCCACGGAGAGTACGAAGTCGGTGCAAGTGTTGAAGAAGTGCGAACCCTGAGATCGACAGTTGGATTGGAGAAGGATCACAAGCCAGCGTACGATGCGCCCGTACTACACGATGATGAGGCCATCAGAGACTCGTTTGGATTAGACGCTactcgacgaagacggaTCTGGCATGCTAGAGAGACATGTATCATGCATGCTACTGATTAA
- a CDS encoding SDR family oxidoreductase encodes MDIHPSPPKPINALSPSASAAREPKLQLPSTTDPPGPQNPPKQLVWLIFGSTGHMGRSLVKTALCRNDLVAAVGRTFENSPESMKKLEEEHENCLGLLCDVRARETVKKVIDRTIERFGRIDIVANCAGYGVIGACEDQDEYEIRDQFETNFTGTLNMIQLSLPHFRERRSGRYLIFSSTSGALGVPGLGPYCASKYAVEGLMESMLYEVDSFNIKGTLVEPGHMRRDDVGDLVSNTATMPSNEHNLASPLPLYGHFFVKQPSEPYNTPTAPAAHARRMLMWLGDKQPASAVKAAHLVWQLGHCSYPPLRLVLGTYAVESIRDRLKCIIEEIEDWKYLSFPVGDQPGSSTGKDKPSTEGGDKQDRETAT; translated from the exons ATGGATATTCATCCTTCACCACCCAAGCCGATAAATGCCCTGTCGCCTTCCGCATCCGCCGCCCGAGAACCAAAACTCCAGCTCCCCTCTACAACCGATCCACCAGGACCTCAGAACCCGCCCAAGCAGCTCGTATGGTTG ATCTTCGGCTCCACAGGCCATATGGGCCGTTCACTCGTCAAGACCGCCCTTTGTCGCAATGACCTCGTCGCAGCTGTCGGACGCACATTCGAGAACAGCCCCGAATCAATGAAGAAGCTCGAGGAGGAACACGAGAACTGCCTAGGGCTGCTATGCGACGTTCGCGCGCGCGAAACAGTCAAGAAAGTCATCGACCGGACGATCGAGCGGTTTGGTCGCATCGACATTGTCGCCAACTGCGCTGGGTACGGCGTGATCGGCGCTTGCGAGGACCAGGACGAGTACGAGATTCGCGACCAGTTTGAGACGAATTTTACGGGGACCCTGAACATGATCCAGCTGTCACTGCCGCACTTCCGCGAGCGCCGGTCGGGCCGGTATCTCATCTTCAGCTCGACGTCGGGCGCGCTGGGCGTGCCGGGGTTGGGGCCGTACTGTGCGTCGAAGTACGCGGTGGAGGGCCTGATGGAGAGCATGCTGTACGAGGTGGACAGTTTTAATATCAAGGGAACGCTTGTGGAGCCAGGTCATATGCGCCGCGACGACGTGGGAGATTTGGTCTCGAACACTGCTACCATGCCCAGTAACGAACATAACCTTGCGTCGCCGCTGCCGCTCTACGGCCACTTCTTTGTCAAGCAGCCCAGCGAGCCGTATAATACCCCCACGGCGCCTGCGGCGCATGCAAGGCGCATGCTGATGTGGCTCGGCGATAAGCAGCCTGCCAGTGCGGTCAAGGCGGCCCATCTGGTTTGGCAGCTGGGCCATTGCTCCTATCCTCCACTGCGACTGGTCCTGGGGACTTACGCGGTCGAGAGCATCCGCGACAGACTCAAGTGCAtcatcgaggagatcgaggactGGAAGTATCTCAGCTTCCCTGTGGGCGATCAGCCGGGCTCCTCTACTGGGAAAGACAAGCCATCAACGGAGGGCGGGGACAAACAGGATCGAGAAACGGCCACCTGA
- a CDS encoding Sec1 family protein: MDVVAAVSGYISKMVTTGDTASATGSSSSAKMKILLLDSETMPIVSTAITQSALLSHEVYLIDRLENAAREKMRHLRCLCFVRPSPTSIQFLIDELREPKYGEYHIYLSNIIRKSSLERLAEADGHEVVRVVQEHFADFLVVNPDLCSLNLGFPNQRLWSHSPDLWNADALQRATEGVIALLLALKKNPLIRYEKNSLLAKKLATEVRYQVTQEEQLFNFRKTDTPPILLILDRRDDPITPLLTQWTYQAMVHELLGITNGRVDLRGVPDIRPELREIVLSQDQDPFFKKNMYQNFGDLGQNIKEYVEQYQTKTQNTMNIESIADMKRFVEDYPEFRKLSGNVSKHVTLVGELSRRVGEDNLLDVSELEQSLACNDNHANDLKTLQRIIQLPTVPADNKIRLVALYALRYEKQPSNALPVLLDLLVTAGDVPSYKVNIIPKLLAYHHSLQAPPVAGGFSDLFESASLFSGARDRFKGLKGVENVYTQHSPRLEVTLQNLIKGRLKELQYPFLEGSSHTREKPQDIIIFMVGGATYEEAKMVAQVNASSPGVRVVLGGTTIHNSTSFLEEVDDAVSGWPEPGPSTAAGRLRREIGR, from the exons ATGGACGTCGTTGCTGCAGTATCCGGGTACATCTCCAAGATGGTCACCACGGGAGATACAGCATCGGCTACAGGATCTTCATCGTCAGCCAagatgaagatcttgctccTCGACAGTGAGACA ATGCCCATTGTATCGACCGCTATCACACAGTCAGCCCTTTTGAGTCATGAAGTATACCTGATCGATCGCTTGGAAAATGCCGCCCGCGAAAAGATGCGACATCTGCGCTGTCTGTGCTTCGTGCGCCCGTCCCCGACTTCCATCCAATTTCTCATCGACGAGCTTCGGGAGCCCAAGTACGGGGAGTATCATATTTACCTGAGCAACATTATTCGCAAGTCTTCCTTGGAGCGACTGGCGGAAGCAGATGGGCATGAAGTGGTACGCGTGGTGCAGGAGCACTTTGCCGACTTCCTTGTCGTCAACCCTGACCTGTGCTCCCTGAACCTCGGGTTTCCTAACCAGCGATTGTGGAGCCACTCGCCGGACCTGTGGAATGCGGACGCTTTGCAACGAGCGACGGAAGGAGTGATTGCCCTGTTGCTGGCGCTCAAGAAAAACCCTCTGATCCGCTACGAGAAGAACAGCTTGTTGGCTAAGAAATTAGCTACAGAGGTCCGCTACCAGGTGACCCAGGAGGAGCAATTGTTTAATTTCAGGAAGACCGACACGCCTCCTATCCTGCTTATTCTGGACCGGAGAGACGACCCCATCACACCTTTATTGACGCAGTGGACGTACCAGGCGATGGTTCACGAATTACTGGGAATCACCAACGGAAGAGTGGATCTGCGTGGTGTGCCTGACATTCGGCCCGAGCTTCGGGAAATCGTCCTTTCGCAGGATCAGGATCCGTTCTTTAAGAAGAACATGTATCAGAATTTTGGCGACCTGGGTCAGAACATCAAGGAGTATGTTGAGCAGTATCAGACGAAGACTCAGAACACCATGAACATCGAGTCCATTGCAGACATGAAGCGCTTCGTGGAAGATTACCCTGAGTTCCGTAAGCTCTCCGGTAATGTGAGCAAGCACGTCACACTGGTCGGCGAGCTGAGCCGACGGGTGGGGGAGGATAACCTACTCGACGTCAGTGAGTTGGAGCAGAGTTTGGCCTGCAATGACAATCACGCCAATGACCTCAAG ACACTGCAGAGAATCATTCAGTTACCCACGGTACCGGCGGATAATAAGATCCGCTTGGTAGCCCTATACGCCCTCCGATACGAAAAGCAGCCTTCCAATGCCCTTCCGGTCCTGCTTGACCTCTTGGTCACAGCAGGGGATGTTCCCTCCTACAAGGTCAATATCATACCGAAGCTTCTTGCCTATCATCACTCTCTCCAAGCGCCCCCTGTTGCGGGCGGCTTCTCGGATCTTTTTGAATCAGCCTCGTTGTTCTCGGGGGCTCGGGACCGCTTCAAGGGGCTCAAAGGTGTCGAGAATGTATACACACAACATTCACCACGACTTGAGGTGACACTACAAAATCTCATCAAAGGCCGATTGAAAGAGTTGCAGTACCCCTTCCTGGAAGGCAGTAGCCACACTCGGGAGAAGCCAcaggacatcatcatctttaTGGTTGGCGGTGCAACCTACGAAGAGGCCAAGATGGTGGCCCAAGTCAACGCCAGCTCACCTGGAGTGCGTGTGGTATTAGGAGGCACGACCATCCACAACAGTACTTCCTTCTTGGAAGAAGTTGACGATGCCGTGAGCGGGTGGCCTGAGCCCGGCCCTTCCACAGCCGCTGGACGGCTTCGAAGAGAAATTGGACGATAG
- a CDS encoding lysophospholipid acyltransferase yields MLPYVDTIFGYPARLTGASVDELKLIASFLLSYPLAGLLKRIPDAHPWKKNVFIIAVSLFYLVGLFDLWDGLRTLLYSAAGTYAIAYYIDGSLMPWIGFVFLMGHMSISHIYRQMVDDPQVVDITGAQMVLVMKLSSFCWNIHDGRLPQDKLSDPQKYASIAQFPSILDYAGYVLFFPSLFGGPSFEYVDYRRWLDTTLFEVPPGTDPSKVPPTRKKRKIPRSGTPATKKALMGLVWIFVFLQLGSLYNKESVLGESFLSYSFLRRVWILYMLGFTTRTKYYGVWSLTEGACILSGLGYNGFDPKTGKVFWNRLDNIDPWSLETAQNSHGYLGSWNKNTNHWLRNYVYLRVTPKGKKPGFRASLATFTTSAFWHGFYPGYYMTFILGSFVQTGAKNIRRYIRPFFLTPDGAKPLPTKRYYDILSWLVTQLTMSFVVMPFIFLSFSSSIQVWRSVYFYGIIGNIMSIIFFASPAKGYLVRSLKKRNKPHIPRTASMESLQQPTLGLPNDPAREFDDAVQEIKAEFEARRRRGSVVGVPTGEELKAAVEAKLGRKIS; encoded by the exons ATGTTACCTTACGTCGATACTA TATTCGGGTATCCTGCAAGGCTCACAGGAGCTTCGGTGGATGAGC TCAAGCTTATTGCATCATTCCTGCTCTCCTATCCTTTGGCCGGTCTGCTTAAGAGAATTCCCGACGCTCAcccctggaagaagaatgtctTCATTATCGCCGTTTCCCTGTTCTACTTGGTCGGTTTATTCGATCTGTGGGATGGGTTGCGCACTCTGCTCTACAGTGCTGCTGGCACCTACGCCATCGCATACTACATAGACGGCTCGCTGATGCCATGGATCGGCTTTGTCTTTCTAATGGGCCATATGTCCATCAGCCACATTTACCGGCAGATGGTTGACGATCCTCAAGTGGTTGATATCACCGGCGCACAAATGGTACTCGTCATGAAGCTTTCCTCCTTCTGCTGGAACATTCACGACGGCCGTTTACCGCAAGACAAGCTGTCAGATCCGCAAAAGTACGCTTCTATTGCACAGTTCCCCAGCATCCTGGACTATGCGGGATACGTCTtgttctttccatctttaTTCGGGGGTCCGTCTTTCGAATATGTGGACTATAGGCGGTGGCTTGATACGACGCTTTTCGAGGTGCCGCCCGGAACTGATCCGTCCAAGGTGCCTCCAACccggaagaagcgcaaaATTCCCCGTAGCGGCACGCCTGCGACCAAGAAAGCTTTGATGGGTTTGGTATGGATCTTTGTGTTCTTGCAATTGGGCTCTCTCTACAATAAGGAGTCGGTGCTTGGAGAGTCCTTCCTGAGCTATTCATTTCTTCGACGAGTCTGGATTCTTTATATGCTCGGATTCACCACACGAACGAAATATTACGGTGTATGGTCTCTTACCGAAGGTGCCTGTATTCTATCTGGACTCGGATACAATGGCTTTGATCCTAAGACAGGCAAGGTCTTCTGGAACCGCTTGGATAACATTGACCCCTGGAGCCTTGAGACGGCCCAAAACTCACATGGATACTTGGGGAGCTGGAACAAGAACACGAACCACTGGCTTCGAAACTATGTTTACCTGCGCGTAACACccaagggaaagaagccAGGGTTCCGAGCTAGTCTGGCTACATTCACAACCAGCGCATTTTGGCACGGATTTTACCCTGGCTACTACATGACGTTTATCCTGGGGTCTTTTGTCCAAACCGGAGCTAAAA ACATCCGGCGTTATATCCGTCCGTTTTTCTTGACTCCTGATGGCGCTAAGCCGCTACCTACCAAACGCTATTATGATATCCTCAGCTGGCTTGTTACGCAACTAACCATGTCCTTTGTCGTGATGCCGTTCATCTTCCTGTCGTTCAGTTCGTCCATCCAGGTTTGGCGGAGCGTGTATTTCTACGGCATTATTGGAAACATCAtgtccatcatcttcttcgccagccCGGCAAAGGGATATCTTGTTCgatccttgaagaagcgcaacAAGCCACACATCCCACGCACTGCCAGCATGGAAAGTCTCCAACAACCGACCCTTGGTCTCCCGAATGACCCCGCTCGGGAATTCGATGATGCAGTCCAGGAAATCAAGGCTGAGTTTGAGGCGCGAAGAAGACGTGGCAGTGTGGTCGGAGTACCAACAGGCGAGGAACTGAAGGCCGCCGTGGAGGCCAAGCTTGGTCGGAAGATCTCGTGA
- a CDS encoding putative serine-rich protein, translated as MRSTEPSTNSSPRRRALHERSASQTNETSPPPSSLRIVEDKDHEDEAHDVYSATPFPTKPEHILLPRPGKGQEYAHYPEFHAGEAHDQSTATLSSNASRAAESSLLEQSVGDPWDISSTIDPGNTPSQVWEDDPKSSNSSLPEPILPGDKSAYNRSLGSSDAGYSDEDLMVLPTATPSIKPVVSETPGPSRQPSGAQHASSSGSSPNVVTIGPPSSPSFVALDNSSLNFVRIGPSSNPDSATRSNSLTSLNSMGTVIRHIGAAPWTHGSSEEQSSRSQSFRSTPPYHPSVRSNSNSTRPRGRSHSRSLTSSSRSGPPSVIQAIVDSGVFIQYPTILAPSSSGSWVDTSQSANASDRTVQEFTPDQSSDRFKSHLSTVTSRWSAELDSSFASGADEPSELSAAEPSRPSAALVRQRPGSSSLWLVSDSDRDEHLDHLSSLPARPTNPAVPSSLSSESRKSSLRSNSIKRPGTSSSFVYNILPAWAKMYYGLDGQTVNSALSVIDGTRPPTARPATSNSQALRHIPTASGRSRAPTNETIGSVRWMAPPDPRDPRNHWVKGSETDQLSDANNRLRHSWSPHLYPDKRAVGQEGKPWTAPSMDSRTEPLLGRRNMQVWSFCLGFVFPLAWFIAAFLPLPEKPDAVLDENGPELEMALKMRLHELGRRRYENARWWRNLNRWMTPLGLVIIAIVITLAVVGSTVGF; from the exons ATGCGCTCGACTGAACCCTCAACAAATAGCTCTCCTCGACGGAGAGCTCTCCATGAGCGCAGTGCATCCCAAACGAACGAGACGTCTCCACCGCCGTCCTCCTTGCGGATCGTCGAGGATAAAGACCACGAGGATGAAGCGCACGATGTTTACTCAGCCACTCCGTTTCCGACCAAACCGGAGCATATCCTGTTACCACGGCCTGGCAAAGGGCAAGAATATGCTCATTACCCGGAGTTCCACGCCGGCGAGGCACATGATCAGTCGACCGCTACATTGTCGTCCAATGCCAGCCGAGCCGCCGAGAGTAGTTTGCTCGAGCAGTCTGTCGGTGATCCCTGGGATATATCGTCCACGATTGATCCCGGAAATACTCCCTCACAGGTGTGGGAAGATGACCCTAAATCCAGCaattcttctcttcccgaGCCAATTCTTCCGGGTGACAAATCGGCCTATAACAGGTCCCTTGGGAGTTCAGATGCTGGGTATTCCGACGAAGACTTGATGGTGCTCCCTACAGCAACTCCCAGCATCAAACCCGTCGTGTCGGAAACCCCAGGACCGTCGCGCCAACCGTCAGGTGCTCAACATGCGTCTTCGAGCGGCTCAAGCCCCAACGTCGTGACCATTGGACCGCCGTCAAGTCCCAGCTTTGTTGCCCTCGACAACTCCAGCTTAAATTTTGTCCGCATCGGTCCTTCCTCAAACCCGGATTCGGCCACGCGTTCTAACTCGCTGACATCCTTGAACTCTATGGGGACTGTTATCAGACATATTGGTGCCGCTCCGTGGACTCACGGATCTTCCGAAGAGCAGAGTTCTCGTTCACAATCTTTCCGATCTACTCCTCCGTACCATCCATCAGTGCGATCAAACTCTAACTCCACCCGACCTCGCGGCCGCAGTCATTCTCGGTCCCTTACTTCTTCATCTCGCAGCGGGCCACCCTCGGTTATCCAGGCTATTGTGGATAGTGGCGTGTTTATCCAATATCCCACAATCCTGGCTCCCTCATCATCAGGTTCATGGGTGGATACTTCACAATCCGCCAACGCATCCGATCGCACTGTCCAAGAATTCACCCCCGACCAATCATCTGACCGCTTCAAGTCCCATTTGTCAACCGTCACATCTAGGTGGTCCGCCGAGCTGGACTCTAGCTTTGCTTCCGGGGCCGATGAGCCCAGCGAATTGTCGGCTGCAGAGCCGTCCAGGCCCTCGGCTGCACTCGTGCGCCAGAGACCGGGATCGTCCTCGTTGTGGCTGGTAAGCGACTCAGACAGAGATGAGCATCTGGACCATCTCTCAAGTCTACCAGCTCGTCCCACCAATCCAGCTGTCCCAAGCAGTCTTTCGTCGGAGTCGAGGAAGAGTAGCTTGCGCAGCAACAGTATTAAGCGACCGGGAACTAGCTCAAGCTTTGTCTACAACATACTTCCGGCTTGGGCAAAGATGTACTATGGTCTTGATGGACAGACCGTGAACTCTGCGCTGTCGGTGATTGATGGGACCCGCCCGCCTACTGCCCGCCCTGCGACGTCCAACTCGCAAGCTCTACGGCATATCCCAACAGCATCAGGCCGATCGAGAGCTCCAACCAATGAAACAATTGGGAGTGTGCGTTGGATGGCCCCACCGGACCCCCGCGACCCTCGAAACCATTGGGTCAAGGGCTCAGAGACCGACCAGCTATCGGACGCAAACAACCGGCTACGACACAGTTGGTCGCCGCACTTGTATCCTGACAAGCGGGCTGTTGGGCAAGAAGGCAAACCATGGACCGCGCCTTCTATGGATTCTCGGACAGAGCCCTTGCTGGGACGAAGGAACATGCAAGTATGGTCCTTTTGCCTGGGGTTCGTTTTTCCACTTG CCTGGTTCATTGCCGCATTCCTTCCATTGCCGGAGAAGCCAGATGCAGTGCTGGACGAGAACGGACCCGAACTGGAGATGGCCCTCAAGATGCGACTTCATGAACTTGGGCGCAGGCGTTACGAGAACGCTCGATGGTGGAGGAATCTCAATCGATGGATGACTCCTTTAGGGTTAGTGATTATCGCCATTGTT ATAACGCTAGCTGTCGTCGGCAGTACAGTTGGCTTCTAA